Part of the Ctenopharyngodon idella isolate HZGC_01 chromosome 8, HZGC01, whole genome shotgun sequence genome, TAaagataaaatattatttgaaaaaaaaaaaagttatattccTTCAAATCAGTGTTTATATTGATTGTCTTCTGTTAAATTAGTTATTATGCCAATGCTGTTTCTGTCTTTTCCTCTCCAGCTCTGTGTTTAAAGgctctgctgtgtgtgtgtactcaaTGGCTGACATCAGAAATGTCTTCAATGGACCGTTCTCTCACAAACATGGTCACAACTATCAGTGGACACCCTACACTGGCAAAATCCCTTACCCTCGCCCGGGGACTGTGAGTATTGCTTATAAAAACCAGTTTTATATCTTATTGTTTATTCTTTATCTCATTCTATTTTGCTCTTTCTTGCTTTTGCTTTATTGTTTAGTGTCCTGGAGGAACCTTCACCCCTGATCTCCACACCACTAAAGCCTTCTCTGATGAGGCTGTAAACTTTGTGCGTGCCCATCCGCTGATGTATCAACCTATATATCCAATACACAAGCGCCCCCTGGTGGTCAGGACTGGAGTTGATTACCGTTTCACCACCATTGCTGTGGACCTGGTGGATGCTGTGGATGGAAGATACGAGGTGCTCTTCCTGGGCACAGGTTAGACATTTTTGACTATGTCAGATTCTTCCTATTTAGTTACATGTAGGATGAGCATGTGAAGGTGCACTGTTGCAACATGAACCGCCTAATTGCAACATGAACCggggcagtcgtggcctaaaTGTTAGTCAGtctggtaacccgaaggttgcaggttcgattctcaatactgGTAGGAAATGACTGAAGTGCTCTTGAGCAAGgtacctaacccccaatcactccccgggcgccacagcaaaattGCCGCCCACTGCCCCGGTTGTGTGTGTCTACAGTTtgcagtgtttgtgtgttcattactcactgctcttaaTGTGTGTACACTAACATGGATGAATTAAACACAGAGGACAAATtttgagtatgggttaccatacttggccttcacatgtcactttcacttaatTTGCACAATTATAAAAAAGATGGCCAATCTTATTGCTTTAGTTGTGATTCTCCTTTAACTTCAGATCGTGGAACAGTCCAAAAAGTGATTGTCTTACCAAAAGACATCAGCACAACAGAAGAGCTCATTCTGGAAGAGGTTGAGGTTTTTAAGgtacaaaaatacagatttttcatGACTTTTTGCTGTTACATAATCTGTTTGGTggaaatgactgtaaaaataccATAATGCATGATTTTAAATTTTTCCTTCTAAATTTTTTAGACTCCAGCAGCTGTCAAAACTCTGAAGATTTCTTCTAAAAGGGTAAAAATGACCTAGTTTTAATAATCCTACATGCATAAAaccagtgttgttttagtattattaacatactgttatagtttttgttaatattttgaattatactattttatattttctgttttcattttcatttgtaaaaGTTTTTGTAATTCAGTTGTACCTTTTGtcctttttattagtttttaatgtctgtatagtttttattaagttttaatttatttagttttagttattttagtacttcaacttaaacaaaatgaaaatgaaagtgttgcaactagctgaaataagtTTTTTCATATTTGATGTTCGAGCTGCAACACCTACAAATCAGTGCCAGATCATAAAAAATCTGtgctgttttttaaatgtttcctctttctctcttgcgGTTTACAGCAACAGTTGTACGTGTCCTCAGAAAGGGGTCTTACCCAGGTTTCCCTGCACAGGTGTGCCGTTTATGGCAAGGCCTGTTCAGACTGCTGCCTGGCCCGAGACCCTTACTGTGCCTGGGATGGAGAACACTGCTCTGCTTTCACCCCGGCTACCAAGAGGTCAGAGCACATTCATTTACCCTGACAGGTGGTCCATGAGCCTAACTGTGTGCAAATGGATATCTAGACTTCATTAAGAGCCCATTCTTATACAACCTTTGCATATTGGTCTACAACAGAACTACTGAaccattacaaaataaaacattaagttTATTTCACAGTGAAAATAGTCAGTAAGCTTTTAACCATAACCATCTGTGAATGAATCCTTAGGAGAAGCAGAAGGCAAGATATCAAACACGGAGATCCCTTAAGGCAGTGCAGAGGATTCAACGCTAAAGGTTTGTAAACAGCCTTTTATATGATACTGAATAACAATGCCAGAGATCTTCAGAAACTTGAATGTGGCCCTTCTCTGATGCTCTCAGTAGAGAAGCGTCTGAGGGAGACGGTGCAGTTTGGGGTTGAGGGCAGCAGCACTTTCCTGGAGTGCCAGCCGCGGTCCCCACAGGCCACCGTCAAATGGCTCTACCAGAAGGATGGCAAGCGAAAAGCAGTAAGATGCTCATGTTACCATTATACCTTTTTAAAGAGagagttcaccctaaaatgctAATTCtaccatcatttactcacagtGTACAAAAATTCTGTATAATTTATGGTAAAAACTGGGAGCTATAGTTTCCAGAACTGTACCATAAAAATGTGGcagcaacattttaggttttatggATATGACTTGAATTTACAgtactctatatatatatatatatatatataaacacaggTTGGCATGTGTAGAATTTAAAGCtcatcacaagtagcttttttttttttttgtccctttaaaattacatgaaatgtatTTGGGAACTTACCGTAGCATTttgttttactgttaaaattactaTAATTGTTTACAGTGCaatctcatgtcattccaaacctgtatgactttatttcttttgtaaacacaaaagatgttttgaaaaaaaaaaaattctcagggttttttttttttttttttttgtcaatacaataatgggctccaatgttgttttggaccccattgactttcattgtatggacaaaaacagttgaaacattctttaaaatatttcctTTGTGTTTCACCTCATTAATTTAGAGGACATAAAAGACTCCTTTTCTCTTTCAGCTCAATCGAGACAAAGAGGTCTTGAAGACCGGGCATGGCATCCTGCTGAAATCTCTCACCCAATCGGATGCCGGCCTTTATCACTGCCTGGCAACCGAGAACAACTTCAAACACACCGTAGCACGCATCTCCCTACGGATTCTGGACCGGGAGATTGTGGAGGCGTTGACCGAGTCGGATGTCTCTGTAGAACCAGAGCACCACCGCCACCATTCCCATCACCACCTTCCACCCCCACCCCCTCCCCCACAGTCCAACCCACCTCCTCTCCAGCTCCACCCTCAGCCTGAAGTGCGTCTCATCAACCAGTACTGCCAGTCCTACAGGCAGCAGATACAAAGCCCACCACACAAAGCCAAACGCAACAACCGCAGGCACACAGGAGAACAGGAAGAGGAGGAGCTACAGGAGCAGTGAATGGAACAGCATCCGAGACCCTTTTGACCATGTCCCATCCATGTGCCCCCTCATTATGTACTTCCTCCATGCAAACTCCTATTCAGTCcctttaataaaatgatttattagtCATTCAATTGATTCATTAGATGTATCAGACTGTGTCTGAACTAAATTGATTCCCATTTTGAGGTACAGTTTGATGCACTTAGCTCccctaactaatataaatctGGTTGTGATGTGCTCACTTCCATAGCTAGTGTTAGACTACactgttttctaaataaattcCTTAAAACGTTCAGCCACACCAGCAAAACTACTGccatattatgtaaaatataagcTATTCCCTTTTAAGATTCAGTACACAGATCACTGCAGTGTAAATACTATTAGAATCattcaaaaatatgtttttgcttTGCATTATAGAGGCATCAAAAGGTGTTTGGGGTTGGATTTAAAGAAAACTCAGATTCAGTTGGGCATCTCTAAACACCCAGAATATTAAATACAGCGTTGGAAGAAATGTTCTAGTACATTGGAAGATGTTTGGAAGTAAGTATCTGCAAGACTATAATTATAGCACAATATATCTTGCCATCATTTTGACCACTGAAGTTTTTACTTTACTTGGCATTTGTAGTTTTTTTATAGcgttttttttattgcaaagtCCTTTGAAGAACAGATCCATTTGAATGGAGGACTAGGAGTgacagttaaaaataaaatgaatatatataataatataatatttaaaacataaaattggaAAGTGATTTATTCCATTTTTATGTTTGAATTAATAAATTgataacttatttcattttatatttcattgtcATTTTATCTTTAAGTGTCATTTCTAGCATTTCTAGTCCTCCATatatttgagcttgattttagTCTTGATCCATGAAATTGAAAGCCTAGAAGTAAGCAACTTCCACCGAAAGTGATATTTCTGTATCATTTGCATGGTTAAACATGTTATTTCAGATAAAACTTCAGATTGATTGTgaattaaaaatcattaaaaataacaatattggttacaaaaaaatacatttaaaatgtttttacatttcaaatatgtGGATTATCAAAATATGTATctaatactaaaaatattatatatttagttttctttttGTAGTGGAACAAGCTGCTCTAATTTCAGGATTTGTAACATGATTGGATCATTGCCCTGGaaattttagtgttttataggacaaaacagtggaccaaaataaaagtcattggATTTGCGaagataaaaatgtttataggAATTATGCATCAGAATCTCTCCCTTGTAATGAATGAAATCAGATATAGCTGTAGTGTGAAAAGCCTCAATATGTACTTCACATTGCAGTTTTGAAAATTTTCATCTTTTAATGTGAAAGCAACCAAAATACGAGTCAGTTATCCTCTTGTTTTGTCTTGTATTGTTCGTCCCCCAGCAAACAGAGCTTCCCTGATTTGAACTGCTGTATATAGATACAGTTTTTCAGTCTGGTCTCTTCTATCTTTGACTCTGGACTCTGATGATAGTCGGACCACTAAAAACATTCTCATTCTCAATCCATAATCAAAACATGTTGTATTCCACGGTTTGTCAATGGTGATATGTGGTCATGTTTTTTGCTTGTGTATAAACACAGTATCTGTGCTTTGTGTTGTGTGACAATGACACATGTACATAGAAAATGTATGTATTCGACTAGTCACTGGTCAGGATTAAAACTAACCTCCTCTCTTTCCTCATCTCTCCCGTgactctctgtctttctctttctctcacccACACCATACAACATATTTATTGTGAGAGTGTACATATTCATGTGAGTTGTGCTCTTTGGTGGTGGGACAGGGCTGGTTTTGATGGAAATTGTCATTTTATGTATTGCTTATAAACAGGACCAGGACACATGGAGAGATGCTGAGGAGAAAGAGGTAGATGTTTTTGGAGTAACTGTAAtagtattttaacattgaaacacatttaaattaacCTTGGggttctcaagaaaaaaaatatgagtaaAAAATCAGTTCATTTCATCAGTTGGCATTAAATGTGAGCTGATAATTGTTctgaaaatgtaacaaaatttTTGGGGGGCACACAACACAATTCATATTTGCCGAGTGTTTTAAGCCAGAAATGTCTACCTCTTTGAGCACTTTCTATGGAATATCACTTGGCACCAAACTAAAGGACTAAGGCAAAGAAAATGTGTTGTATAATTTTCTTCTGGAAACATCTACTTTGTCTGGTCTACTAATGTCATTATTTTGAAAGGATAAGAGACTGTTTCTCTTCATTGGATGTTGGAGGCATATTTATAATGACTGTGTATAAAAAGCGCTCAATGAAGCGCTCTGTGGTTTCAATCCCAGACATGTTATCTTGTCTTGAAGGGTGAAGAACTAACTCTAAGTCCAAACCACATTTCTTTTCTCTCCACAGAGATGTTATTGTGCAGAATGACATTTGAGTCTGTCTCTGAGGAACTTTAATGCCACATAgactttctttgttctgttgtgtcTTTCCTTTGGTGTTGGCTGTTGAACTAAACAGAAACTTCCTAAATATGGTTGCTTCTTGAATATTTCCTCTTTGTATTTACATATGTTTGTGTAGGTTTGTGTTAATGTGATTGTTTgtgataaatattattttattatcatggtATTCTGGGGTTTGGGATAGGTGTTTTTTAAAGCAATAACAATAAACTGCTGTTTTCGTTTttatccagtttttttttttttttttttttttgtctgaacacccgatatgtttttattttatattaatataatacattaaattatattgcatgtatattatatataatactgtatattatacttattttaattatattttttaaaaatgggtttaaaaaacattacaaagatTACATGAATACTTCTTAAACTGTTGCTTACTTGTATTTCCACATTAGTCCTGTAGGGGGAGGTCCTATGCATCCCACAAATATACAGAACACAAAACTTGATATATCTTCCCTTggcaaaaataacattactggGTTTGTGGTTAAGCGAGAGAGATTTGGAAAAAGACCGTTGTTGAGTTAAAAGTATGCACAAACAGAAGGAAATATCCAACATAAAGCTGTGGTTAAGCTTGGCGGTCCTACTGTTTGGATGAAATCTAACACCACTCCTGGTTTGGCTCAACTGAAGTTCCTTCTTCCTGAATGAACTCAAAGTGAACTACTGCTGCACAAAGACAGACCAGTCTTTCAAACAAGACTGAGACAAACTGCAAAACAGGCTTGAAATCTAGTCATGATCAGAGTTAGGTTTATAGTATTGTTTTATTGGATTTACAGATGTTCAGATCATTCAGGTTTAATCTGGAATAAAAGATTTCATGCCTAttggaaaaaaatgatttcCACTGAGAATCAACAGATTTACCAGCTCTTTGTGCTGATTTAGATGGAAGAAGTGTGTGAATCAAGAGCAGAGAGAAGCATTAATCGTCCCAttcatcctcttcctcttcaTCACCCCCATCATCTGCTTCATCAtctaaagaaagaaaagaaatataaaatacatcaaaattaTTATAAGAACCAGTGAATCACAAGCACATGAAAATAGTGTTGGGTAACACATAAAGTAAcacgagttatgtaatcagattactttttataAGTAGCTAGTAAAGTTACACACTACTTAAATTTACAACTAAATATCTGAGATACttattcaaataagtaatgcaagttacttagttttcccatttattaacTCGCACCTCTCCTGgacccatgttgagagaaaacgAGTGAGATGCATAAGTGTTGttcgctgtgtaaacatgatggttgtAGTTGTAGAGTAAATGTGAGCCTTCATTTACTCgtctcaaaattaataaaaacagtgaataattcaaattaaattaccgcaataattaaaatggttaaataatacaaatctaCTTGATGTATTTAAAGCTACAACATGTAAATTTTTCGCTGccagaggtcgcctattcaaaacaaaggcgtagcttgatgacgccgacTTTGAACGCGGATtcttgggagatgtcgtcttcacctcacagccggtggaaaaggaTCCaatgggactcgggcagaaatcatattcatggatgagattattgaCGTCACTGTATGAAGCAGCGCAGGGCGATTactgttggagctgaacgaagCCGCTGGGGCCATTGCTAATGAGAAACGAACGCGACACATGCCTCACGAGCAgaggagcttttattatgccacagttgcCACAgtcgcttcttccggtcaagcgtatgaggtaatgcagcactgtttatcatatagagtacctcagggatgacgtgtttttgtaggctaaccctgaagttagcggcgcacgggttccctcgatcgaaaacctatgcatttttcccatagacttttggaaaatcgcaaaaaataagctctgtgtttaacaaaggatTGTGACACTTACACGCTTTGTCTATCaaaataatctttacaagttaacacaacatttatacgttttgaagcctaaataaagtcgtcagatataaaaagctaacagtaggctataacgGACTatagcacaccatggtcgcagatcaacgtcaccaccaccaagcttcctcaaactttatttaaaaaacaactttatctaaaaacatacttgctgattatgatctgcgctgtgtatgaatacttatccactttttcatgagaaatgctgtccaaatgtcctgtttgtcatgatgacgtctaaagttcccgccaaaggaagtagtgccttttagcaatttgttagcaaccgccgtttttaggACGGTTTATAAAATCACAAGCgtgttataactggtgtgttttatgtcatagatcaaaacgtgaaaatatttagaggctttgttaacaacagaccttatttcaggcgatttagcaaaacccattaaaaaaacccattgactttggggcgatggaaccggaagtcctaaaatgctaactcgcttccggggtttgcctacaaaaacatgtcatccctgaggtactctattagaGACATTTGTATGAGGTGTGTTTCTGTGCGTTCGTGCGgaggctgctatgagacacttgttgcacactgcagtaagctagatcgatttttaaatatcattaataaatgctgggtggTGTTTATAAATgtcatgcaattaattttaaaacgtattgtatgatggagttATGCTGTATTAGCTAAATGACAAAACAgttttttctctgaggcatggtgaaagcatggtactctcagaaaatcaagaaaactagatttaaacaataagactacaCGTGTTGAACTATATAACAgtaattcgttttctgtctataaatgtaaccaaacagttgttcccttgtctaataaaacatgtaatatattaaagcatctttgacgttttctatggtttctacaaaataaaaccggaaccAAGGGTAACGCagatatgacgccattgacaggcgactcccaGACACATCCGttatccttggttaaaatcgtgattttctcacgatttacaaatagttggaaacatttgggatattgtaagtactcaactaaacaaaatatataacactggcctagtggtttttggatattttactgcaaaaattttacatttacaaatttTGCCTTTAATCTCACATTATTAGccagtgtctttgctgctgaccttcgatgatccaattcaaccatactaagcaaaaatgacattagataaacaaaacatttgtgtttcattttttaaattttttattttattgctaaAGTAAGAGTGtagaactttcttctcctgcgtcctattcagctgaaaggtttgtttgagctgccccctctactgtacagctgtgaatttgcatttccttcagcctgaggcttatttatTAATTGCTAACCACGAGTCATTCAATAGGTTATCTTTTATAGGTTGAATTTGTAAACGTGTGAAAAGCCTCTTTATTAAATGAGTTACCTGAGGAATGGATAACTTTACTCCTTTTCTGCATCACCATCATCAGAGCTCCCACAATTCCCTCTGAGGACTCCTCTTGAGCTGAAGGATTAGGGTCCGGGGATTCAGACACCTGATATATCCATTTAAAAAGTGGTTATTCACAACAAAGAAAAGTATAATGCTTATATAATGAACAAAATGCattgcgtttgtgtaaaaatgtctCACGTACATTCTTTAGCACACATCCACGACGAATTTCCTCCAATAAGGTTCCtcgtcctcctcctccaccaccAGAGGGAGGAGGAGGTGGAGCGGAGCTGCCAGGGCTACTGGGAATGTTAGTGGCTGAAGAAGATGGGGGTGGGGGAGGAGGTGGGGGCGGAGGTGGAGGCGGTGCACCTCCACCCATAGGTGGAGGAGGTGGCTTGTGACTGTGGCTGGGTGGTGGTGGCGGGAGAGAGGATGGCGCTGGAGGTGGAGGTGGAGGCCCAGAGCGGCCTCCAGGTGGCGGTGGACCGCGATGCGGAGGTCCAGGACTGCGTGCAGGTGGTGGAGGGCGTCCGGGTGGGCCTGGGACCTGGGGTAGCCCACCACGGGGCGGAGGAGGTGCAGGGGCAGAACGAGGACCTCCTGGGACCAAAATGTCgtttcatttaagttttaacATTTTGATAAAGAAATTACAAACtcgaaataaaataaattaaacatgcactgatgaatcgCTCATAATAAGATCAATAGGAtccatttataaattaaaactttttcacTTCTTATCAAGGTGAAATTTCCAAATCAAACCTCCAAATATTCCACACAGAGTTAAATggtaaacaaaattaaattttcatttttaaatgagcttACCCTGTTTCCTCATTTCCTCTTTTACTGCATCCAGCCCTCCAGACTCCTCAATGAAGTCATAGATTAATTTAGATGTTTCTTTATCTGCCAGCTGGGCATCACTGATACCAGCACTGTTAAACAGTTTCTTTAGGTCAGGGTCGAGATTGTTGGTCTAGAGGGGCAAAAGTCGGTGTTCATATAAATTTATGTGACTAAATTTGCTTTATGCATTAAGGCATTAAGGAAAAAGGACAATTCTTACATCAAAACCAGAGTTTGGATCCCACCCAATATGAGTGACGTGCCTAAAAAGGAAGGAGAGGCACAGTCAGTATCACTTCAAACAGATAGAAAATCACAAGATGAATGTCCAACTGATGGTAAAACTTTCTTACTTGAATCCACTAGGAGCTCCAATATCTGCCTTAGTGAGCCTTGGGCCTTTCTTCTTTccctttttgtcttttttgcctGTGGAGATTGAAGCTGGTGCGGGGGTCGGCACTGGGGTAGAGCGGTACCTCGATGCAACAATATCTGGGTTCTGGATGTCTACTGTGGGCATTATACTTGGCTGTGAAACTGGACCTGATCAACAGACAGTTGGTTAAACACTTGTATTTATCAATACAGTCAGACCATGTGAACACTGCAGGATGAATTAAAGGGTTTGTCAGAACGCCGGCGCATTATTGGccagaacctggaagcactgcactgtgtctacaacgtcaactgcgtaggagactgacatggaagagaagaaatggtTGAATAAAgcctttatttttgtttgtttttgtgcacaaaaagtattttcatcgcttcataacattaaggttgaaccactgtagtcgcatggactattttaacgatgtctttactacctttctgggccttgaaagtggtaattgtgttGCAGTCTGTCAGAGGCCAGATagttctcagatttcatcaaaaatatcatgtgttccgaagattgaatgaaggttttacaggtttgtagcgacatgagggtgagtaattaatgacagaattttcatttttgggtaaactaaccctttaaagggactagttcatccaaaaatgaaaattctgtcattgtttattgACCCTCTTTTTGTTCCAAATCTgattgactttctttcttctgctgaaaatattttgaaaaacgctggggtctaaaacaacattggaccccaccAAATTTCAttataagaagaaaaaaaaaccactgggacattttttaaaataccttctttgtgttccacagaagaaagacgTTGAATGGCATGATGTTGAGTAAATGAcataataatgacagaattttaatttttgcgtGACTCACCATTTGTTGGAGGGATTTGTTGTGGTGCCGGTTTTTCTGTTAATCAAAACAATAGTCTTAAAATgctaatttataaattaatatcaaGTGTATGTTCAAATTGAAGACACATACCTTCAGATGGGGCATGCTGTCTTTTTTCTAAATATGCATGTAGAAAAAGGCACAGGACATACTGATAAAATACTCTGTTTTTATGTGTAATCATCTTAGcaaaattcatataaaatatgaataagaaTGACAGTAACTGACCCTGGCGGTTGGATCTTTGATTAATCTTCTCCTCTGTCACGTTTCTGAACACTTCAGCTTCTGTTTCACAGGCGAAGTTCAAACCTACTTGACAGTCCTGAGACACAATTAAAGTGgttttaaatacagtatatgaGATCTCTCAGATTGTGAG contains:
- the sema3gb gene encoding sema domain, immunoglobulin domain (Ig), short basic domain, secreted, (semaphorin) 3Gb isoform X1, with amino-acid sequence MNMMQTLLLILSLCVWGCHGNARTTPRVHLSYKELLETKTIRPFSFSFNTSDYRILHMDQDQGRLYLGSCEYLVSLDMQNVNKEPLIIHWPATAQRKGECKLTGKGGQGECANFVRLIEPWNRTHLYTCGTGAYKPICTFINRGWRAEEYLFRLVPGYVDSGKGKSPYDPRQENAAALINGNLYAGVHVDFMGTDPAIFRTLGDRPAVRTEQYDSRWLNEPVFIKIQKIPDSAEKNDDKLYFFFREKSLDASGGSAPSVLARVGRVCLNDDGGQRSLVNKWTTFLKARLVCSVIGADGVETYFDELRDVFIQRTHDERNPIVYAVFSTAGSVFKGSAVCVYSMADIRNVFNGPFSHKHGHNYQWTPYTGKIPYPRPGTCPGGTFTPDLHTTKAFSDEAVNFVRAHPLMYQPIYPIHKRPLVVRTGVDYRFTTIAVDLVDAVDGRYEVLFLGTDRGTVQKVIVLPKDISTTEELILEEVEVFKTPAAVKTLKISSKRQQLYVSSERGLTQVSLHRCAVYGKACSDCCLARDPYCAWDGEHCSAFTPATKRRSRRQDIKHGDPLRQCRGFNAKVEKRLRETVQFGVEGSSTFLECQPRSPQATVKWLYQKDGKRKALNRDKEVLKTGHGILLKSLTQSDAGLYHCLATENNFKHTVARISLRILDREIVEALTESDVSVEPEHHRHHSHHHLPPPPPPPQSNPPPLQLHPQPEVRLINQYCQSYRQQIQSPPHKAKRNNRRHTGEQEEEELQEQ
- the sema3gb gene encoding sema domain, immunoglobulin domain (Ig), short basic domain, secreted, (semaphorin) 3Gb isoform X2, with the protein product MNMMQTLLLILSLCVWGCHGNARTTPRVHLSYKELLETKTIRPFSFSFNTSDYRILHMDQDQGRLYLGSCEYLVSLDMQNVNKEPLIIHWPATAQRKGECKLTGKGGQGECANFVRLIEPWNRTHLYTCGTGAYKPICTFINRGWRAEEYLFRLVPGYVDSGKGKSPYDPRQENAAALINGNLYAGVHVDFMGTDPAIFRTLGDRPAVRTEQYDSRWLNEPVFIKIQKIPDSAEKNDDKLYFFFREKSLDASGGSAPSVLARVGRVCLNDDGGQRSLVNKWTTFLKARLVCSVIGADGVETYFDELRDVFIQRTHDERNPIVYAVFSTAGSVFKGSAVCVYSMADIRNVFNGPFSHKHGHNYQWTPYTGKIPYPRPGTCPGGTFTPDLHTTKAFSDEAVNFVRAHPLMYQPIYPIHKRPLVVRTGVDYRFTTIAVDLVDAVDGRYEVLFLGTDRGTVQKVIVLPKDISTTEELILEEVEVFKTPAAVKTLKISSKRQQLYVSSERGLTQVSLHRCAVYGKACSDCCLARDPYCAWDGEHCSAFTPATKRRSRRQDIKHGDPLRQCRGFNAKEKRLRETVQFGVEGSSTFLECQPRSPQATVKWLYQKDGKRKALNRDKEVLKTGHGILLKSLTQSDAGLYHCLATENNFKHTVARISLRILDREIVEALTESDVSVEPEHHRHHSHHHLPPPPPPPQSNPPPLQLHPQPEVRLINQYCQSYRQQIQSPPHKAKRNNRRHTGEQEEEELQEQ
- the wasb gene encoding WASP actin nucleation promoting factor b, translating into MSKGKTKGLENMPSSLLSSQENERLLELLGRRCVTMATAVVQLYMALPHSPAQWSLQHTGVVCFVKDNPKRSYFIRLYDIKEGKMIWEQELYNQMTYSCPMRFFHSFSADDCQVGLNFACETEAEVFRNVTEEKINQRSNRQEKRQHAPSEEKPAPQQIPPTNGPVSQPSIMPTVDIQNPDIVASRYRSTPVPTPAPASISTGKKDKKGKKKGPRLTKADIGAPSGFKHVTHIGWDPNSGFDTNNLDPDLKKLFNSAGISDAQLADKETSKLIYDFIEESGGLDAVKEEMRKQGGPRSAPAPPPPRGGLPQVPGPPGRPPPPARSPGPPHRGPPPPGGRSGPPPPPPAPSSLPPPPPSHSHKPPPPPMGGGAPPPPPPPPPPPPPSSSATNIPSSPGSSAPPPPPSGGGGGGRGTLLEEIRRGCVLKNVSESPDPNPSAQEESSEGIVGALMMVMQKRSKVIHSSDDEADDGGDEEEEDEWDD